The Gammaproteobacteria bacterium region GTCGGAGCAGCAACGCTCGGTCGAGAGCGCGTCACGCTATTTGAACATTGCGTGCGTAAGTCGGAGACGCAATGACTTTTTCCGGTAGAGCTGCGAATGTGTGGCCGTGTAAATTTTACAAAAAGAGCCGTCTTTACTTCGCTACATTCCCGTGTTTAAGGGTGCTCCGCGTCGTTACTAACATATCTTGAGACACTGACAGAAAGGCGACTATATCTGGCCATGTGTGCCACGCCGCGCGACTAGATCGTCTGGACAGCCTTTTCGAGTATTTTGATCAACGACTTCGCGTGACAACTCCGCTGATCTCTGAGCCGCCAATAGACTAGAACCTCGCTCGCACGGCGTGCCCATCTATCGACGGTGGAACGCTGTGGCATGAAACGTGATACGTCACTATGCCGCTCGCGGATTTAGACGGGCACGGTTAATTGTGAATCAAAGGCTACCTTCTTAGGGGGTAATTAGTCATGGGCGATAAAGACAGCTCACAATTCGTAAAGCAGGCTCAAGAGGCGAACCGCTCCATGTCGGAAGCGATGCGCGGACTGGCCGGCACTCAATTCAAGGTCATGCAACAGCTAGCCGGGGTTCAACGCGAACAGTTTCAGCAAGCGGTGGAGGCGGCCCGTAATCAGATGCAGCTTATCGGCCAGAAAAGAGACCCTCAAGAGATCGCCTCTATTCAGGCTGATCTGGTAAGGCAGTATGGTCAAAAGTATGCAAACAGTGTGACTAAGGCGGTGGATATCGTATCCCAGGCCTTGGAAGAATACGGCGAGCAATTACAGAAGGGCAAAAAAGCCAAGGACGAAGTTGAGGGGGCGACTCATGCCGCCGCACAAGAAGGCAGTGACGCTGCCGAGCGAACGACCAAGAAGGCGGCGGCCAGCAGCACCAAGAAGGCGCCTACGTCCGGGAAGTCTTCTTAAGGGCTATCTCCAAGAACGAGCAAGCCCCTGCCTTGCGGGGGCTATTTCGTGTGTCAAGAAAAGAGGAAATCAGCTTTCACAGCATTGTGTAGTCAGTAAAGACAGTTAAACCATACTTAACCGAACTCCTCAGCCTTCAAACGCCAGGCGTAACGCTTCGGCTTCCGTTCCAAGTTGCTGGCGAACGGCTATGCTCCCTTGCAGCCACGTTGCCCGCCAGCCTTAATCCTTGGACGATTTCGGCTGGGTCGTGCCCATCTGTTTCCAGAACACTTTCTGCAACTCACCCAGGCTCTGGATGGTCGCCGGTAACCAGGTGCGGATAAGGGTCTCGGCATCGAGATCCTGAATGTTGCCGCGCATGCGTTTCTCCAGATCTTTCATCAAGCGCTCCTGCATCGGTGCGACAATGGGAAGGCCGATGAACTCCCGCGCTTCTTCCGGGGTGCAGTCGACGTTGATAGTAAACTTCATAGGTTTTCTCCAGTAGCATCCTTGGTACCGTAATTTGAAGGCACGCGGCAACCAATGATTCTCGCGCTAAGCAGTGGCTTGTCTCATGGTTCATCATCGCCGCGAAATCCTCTCCCGGACTGGAGACGGTCGCGCACCCTGAGCTTGGCAACTTGTTGCCAAAGCCCATGCTTGCCTGACTGCGGTTCCAATGTCGATTTAGCTTGCCAAAGCCTGCTAGTGAGACATCAACACCGGCACCTTCGCATGCTTGAGCATGTGCCGGGTGGCGCCACCGAGCATGATCTCCTTCAGCCGCGAGTGCCCGTAAGCCCCCATCACTATGAGGTCGGCGTGCTGACGCTCCGCCTGCTCGAGCAGTCTCTCGCCGACGAACTGAGCAAATTCCGTAGCGCGCGCCGCCTCAGCCTCGACACCGTGACGCGCCAGGTGCAGGGTGATGTCAGCGCTGGGGATATCATTCTCACCGTCTTCGCGAGCGACATCGTCCGCGGGGGGATCAACCGCCATGACGATGACCTGATCCGCACCACTGAGCAGTGGGAGCGCATCATTGGCCGCCCGCGCCGCCTCCCGGCTATTATTCCAAGCGACCAGCACGCGCTTGCCCAATGATCCGGACCAAGCCCCTGGAACAAAGAGCACCGGCCTGCCTGCCGCCAGCGGTATTTTGTCCGCGATCTCGCGTGTTATGGGAGGCGCATTCTCCGTCGGCTGACCTAACACGATGAGATCCACCACGCGGCCGTAATCGATGATCGTCGTCGCCGGATCACCGTCGACATGATGCCACTCGCCAAGAACGCCCGCGCGCGCTGTCGCACTCTTGAACCGCTCCTGCGCACTGTCGGCCGCCGCGCGCAGTTCGTCTTTGCACGCCTCCCACAGCCCTGCTACCCAAACATCATGAGCAGCCACGTAGTGATACAACGAGGTCACATGGACCCCGCCAAGATGTGCATTGAAGCGCTCAGCAAGATGCACCGCAGCCTCCAGAGGCGCGTTGGACTGTTCAGCATGATCTACATGAACGAGAATATCTTTTGGCATGACCACTATCTCCTGTATTGACTGAGGTTGAGTCTGGGATTGTCTCTCCAATTCGTACTGATTCAAGCCAATCGATCCCAGACGAGGCGATTTTGGCGCGGTGCTCTCCCGTTCGCGCGCGTAAACAGAGTGCTGAGAGTCGCGGCAGCCTCCGCCCGCGTGTAGAAGCGTCCCGACCTGATGAAGCCTGCGGTGATCCGGCCATGACCCTCAAATACGCGCCCAGAGGCAGTACTTCTCATGATCAGATGATTAGGGAGACCATGCAGGCGGTGGATCGGCGCCGGTCGAACATCTGCGAAACGCGCTGGATCGACCTCGCAGCGAATCGGAAAAGCCGCGCCGAAAACGCTTGCCTGCGTTTTCCTCACGTACGCCGCCGGCACCAGTGAACCGACAGTTCCGAGCGCAACTGGCGAGAGTATAACGCCGCGCTAATACGGCGCGTAAGTTTGACGCTGTGTGTTGCGAGCGGCGGGAACCTGGCGTAGTTGTTTGACGGTAATTTTGCGTCATCAGGAATTTCTCTACTTCACCGAGGCCCTGAGCGCAGCAATTACCCGCTCGACTTGTTGTGACAGAGGTTGTTCCGTATCGACGCTGACCTGCGCAACATCCGCGGGCCAGGCTTGCCAGCGCATGCGCTGCATGTCGTCGACCTCAGGCCGGGCATCCGAGGCGTCGCTAGCCGTGGCCAATCGCTGGCCGATTCGCTCACGGGCAATCTCGGGCCGACACACGCATTCGATCCCTAGGAATTTGCTCCTGGGATCGACGGCCAACGCCTGCGCGGTGTTCAGTTGTTCGAGCGTGGCAAACGTGCCGTCGAGCACCACAGAGATGCGGTCCGCGTGCAGCGCCGCCGCGCGGCGATAGAGCTCTGCATAAACTTGCTCGCGGGCTTCCTGCCGATAGATGCCGCCGTCCGTCTCCGCGGCATGAGAACCGGCGCCGAACAGCGCTTGCCGCAGAACATCGGTGCGGAGTAGCTCTGCGCCGAAAGCGTCGGTCAGCGCCGCGGCGAGCGTGGTTTTGCCAGTCCCTGACAGGCCTCCCACGGCAAGCACCAGCAGCTGCAACCACGGCGCGGTGTATTTGTCGGCCAGAGCCAGGTGCCGCTGGGCCTCCTTCGCGGCTGCTTCTTGGAGTTCACCCTGGACCTGGCCGGCTCGCAACGCGGCCACTTTAGCCCGCACACAGGCGCGATACGACTTGTAGAAAGCCCACAGCTCAGCCGCTGGTTGGTCGTTGCTCTGCTGCTGGTAGATTTGCAGCAACCGCGGTCCGACCCAATCGGCGCCCAGGAAGTCGCATTCCGCGGCGAGAAACGCCAGTTCGTCGGCGACGTCAATGGTGCGGAATTCGGGATTGAACTCGATGCAATCGAAAATCGCCAGGGGTTCGCTCATGCAGATATGCTCCGACCGCAAGTCCCCGTGTCCATCGATAACGCGGCCGGCGCGGACGCGATCGTCAAGGATGTTGGGCTGCAGCCCCAAGAGCTGAAGCTGAAAGCCGTGCACGCGCTCAGCCATTCCCCGCGGCAAATGGTGCCCCGCGGCCAGCAACTCCGCAGGTTGCCGCGAATGTGCGACAGATAACGCTGGCGGTGCTTCTCGGGCGTCAACCGCAGCGGTGGCAGATCTTTATAGAACCGGACCAAAGTGGCGGCGAGCCGGTCGATATGCTCGGGGCGAAGCTCGTTCCGGCGGTGAAGCGTGTCGAGGCTAAGCTCCGTCGGCAGGCGCCGCATCTCGACCAGCCAATCGACGGTTTCCCCTGCGCCGCGCAAGCTCAAATCGCCGTTATCCCCGCGCACGACCGGCACGACATCCAGGTAAGTATCCGGTGCAAGACGACGATTGAGCCTGATCTCTTCGCGGCAGGCGTGCTCGCGTGCGCCAAGCGTGGAGAAGTCGAGAAAATCGTGTTTGACGGGCTTTTTCAGTTTGTAGACATACGATCCCGCCAGGAAAACATGCGAGATGTGCGTCTCCACGTGCTCGACCCGATCAGGGCGATGCGGGTAGCTCTCTGGGTTGGCAAACCAGCGAACGATGGCTGCGTACTCGTTAACCAACTCCATTAGCGATCCTCCGCCGATTCGAATGTTCAGCGCTTCTGGGCCGTACTCGTCGCGCCCGCGTCAGGCAGGATCAGCGGCGACTCCAGTCGACAGAAATCGGCAAAATCTCATGCTGATCGACTCGTGCTTTTCCCTTCGAAGACGATCTCGTCGCAAACGCCATAGTTCGAGAATTCATTCAGAACGACGTGCGGGCGAAGCCCATTGCCGATGAGATCGCCGGTTGCTGGCGGATCAAGCTTATGCTGAAAACGTGCGACGGGAGATGAGCGGAATCATTAAGGCGCTTGGGGAGACGGGTGGTTCGTGACAGGTGGCAAAATCAGCTATCGAATTGCTGACAATGAATCGGTAGAAATTTCTTCGACCGGAAGAATACGCCACTACTCCGCAGCTTGACGACCCCGTTTATATTGTCGCTCGTAAAAATGAGTGCTCGCCTCATAGTCGCGTATATTTCCTCGGAAGCTTTTCCGCGATAACTCGAAAAAGTTGCTCGGTTTTGCTGGGTCTACCTTGGCCCCGTTTTAACTCGCCATGATGGACGGTCCAAAGCTTATTGCCATAAACTTTAACATCGATATTTTTAGTTGCAGACGGCTTTTTCTTTATCATTACCGCACCACCCCCCGCGGGCTGTTGTTGACGAAGTCCACAAACCGCGCGACTTCGGGGAAACTGCTTGCTAACTGTTCGATCTGAAAGGGTTCGTCGTCGCGGCGGTTCCTTGTTTTAATCAACAGCATGTAAGCCTTATGCAGCGCCTGGATGGTGTCCGCGCCGAAGCCGTGGCGCTTGAGGCCGACTTTGTTGATGCCGTGCGCGGCGGCCAGATTGCCAGAGGCTAATACATAGGGCGGCAGGTCGCGATTGAGTGCGGTGCCCATGCCGCAGAATGCGTGCGTGCCGATGCGGCAGAACTGATGCACCAGGGTGAAACCGCCCAGAGTCGCGTAGTCCTCGACCGTCACGTGCCCGGCCAGGGTGGCGCCGTTGGAAAAAACCGTGTGGTCGCCGACCAGGCAATCGTGCGCGATGTGCACGTAGGCCATGATCCAGTTGTCGTTGCCGATGACGGTCGCGCCCTGCCCTATCCGCGTGCCGCGATTGATGGTGCAGTATTCGCGGATGGTATTGCGATCGCCGATTATCAGTTCGGTGGTTTCGCCTTCGTATTTTTTGTCCTGCGGAATATCTCCCACCGAGGCGAACTGAAAGATCCGGTTGTCGTGTCCGATTGTAGTCGGCCCTTTGATTACCACATGCGGGCCGATCCAGGTGCCCGCGCCGATCCGCACATCGCGCCCGATGACGCTGAACGCGCCGACTTTAACGTCGGGCGCGAGTTCGGCGCCAGGATCGACGGCGGCGCTGGGATCGATCACCGGGCCAAATCTTTGAACACGCACATCAGTTCGGCGGAGGCGGCGAGGTCTTCCCCCACTTTGGCGGTCGCGTTGAACAGCCCGAAGCCGCTGCGCTTGCGCAGGAACTCAACATGCAGGATCAGTTGGTCCCCCGGCTCGACCAGCCGCTTGAAACGCGCCTTGTCGATGCCGACGAACAAATAGAGGCTTTTATTGCTGGGACGATGGTCAGGCGTGTTGAACGCCAGCACCCCGCTCGCCTGAGCGAGCGCCTCCAGAATCAGCACGCCCGGCATCAAGGGCAGTTCCGGAAAATGTCCCTGGAAGAAAGGCTCATTGAACGTGACATTCTTGAGCGCTGTCAACGACTCGCCGGGCTTGCACTCCAGCACCCGGTCGATGAGCAGAAACGGATAGCGGTGAGGCAGAAAACGCATAACCTCCCGGATATTGATCATGTCCAAATCAGTTAAACCTTGAGTCGATAAGCTTGCTACGGCGCCGCCACATCAAGGCTGTAGACGCGGCGAGCTAACGGTTCGTACGCGCGATGGTGTGCGGATTAATCGAAGCCGGCGCCGCGCTAACTTTTAAGCTTCTTTTCCAGCGCCATGACCTTGCGCGCGAGTTCGTCCAGTTTGCGGAATCGAACCGAATTCTTGAGCCATTGCGCATTCGGTTCCAGCGGTGTGCCCGAGGTATAAGTGCCGGGTTTCGGGATCGACTTGCTGACTTTGGACATGCCGGTGATGTGCACGTGATCGGCGATCTCCAGGTGACCTTCGATACCGGCGGCGCCCGCGATTGTACAATGTCTGCCGATCCTGGCGCTCCCGGCGATGCCCACGCAGCCAGCGATGGCGGTGTGTGCGCCGATGTGCACATTGTGCGCGATCTGAATCTGGTTATCGAGCTTGACGCCTTCTTCCAGCACCGTATCTTCCAGCGCGCCGCAATCGACGGTGGTGTTGGCGCCGATCTCGACGTCATCGCCGACCACCGCGCGTCCCAGCTGCGGGATCTTGACCCACACGCCAGCGTCGTCGGCGAGCCCGAAGCCGTCGCTGCCGATCACAGCACCGGGATGCGCGATTACGCGCCGGCCCAGCACCGAGCGGTTGCATAACGTCACGCGCGCGACCAGCTTTGAGGCGTCACCGACCGTGCATTCGGCGCCGATCACACAGCCGGGACCGACGAATACGTCGGCGCCGATCACAGCACCCGCTTCGATCACAGTCAGCGCACCGATGCATGCGCTCGCGTCAATCCGCGCCTCCGCGTGTACCACGCTGCTCGGATGAATGCCCGGTAGCGTGGGTTGCGGCGGATGCAGCAGGTTTATGATTCTGGCAAAGGTTAGATAGGGATTATCGGACAGTAGTGCGGCGGCCGGACAGTCTTCGAGATCGTCGGGGCCGAGGATCACCGCCGAGGCCAGAGTTGCCTTGAGATAAGGTCTGTAACGGCAACTGGCGAGGAAACTGACGCTGCCGGGTCGCGCGCCGTTCAGACTGGCGACGTTGTCGATCCGGCAATCCGGATCGCCGATCAGACTGACACCGACCCGTTCGGCCAATTCTTGCAGACGCCAGGACACGTGCTCTTGTTATAGGTTCTTCGGACGCGATATTTCACATTGCAGCCACGCCGAACTGGCACGCGGTGACTAAATATCCTGCAGCCGTTCCAGGATGGTGTCGGTGATGTCTATCCGCTCGCTGGCGTAGAGCACTCTTTCGGTAACCATCAAATCGTAATCTTCCGATTTGGCCACCTCGACGATCACTTCGTACACCACGCGTTGCAGGTCGCTCAGTTCCTCGTTGCGCCGGATGTTGAAATCTTCCTGCAACTCCTCGCGATCCCGGTTGAAATCGAGCTTGCGGCTGGCGATGTCGCGTTCCAGATCCTCGCGCTGTTCAGCGCTCATGATCTCGGCTTCGGTGCGCAGCTTTCTTTCCAGTTCGATGATCGAGTCGCGGCCGGTGGTCAGCGACGCGTCGCGACCGGAAAATTCCTGCTCCAGGGCTTCGCGCGCGGCTTCTGCCTGCGGCGCCTGTTCCATGACGCGGACAATGTTGACGAAACCGATTTTGATTTCCTGCGCCGCGGCGGAAGGCGACCAGGCAAAGCCTGCGCTGACAAGGAATAAGGTGAAGATGGTAAACCGTTTCATACTGCTCCCGTGCTTAAAAAATAGTGCCGATATTGAACTGAAAAGTTTCGGTTTCGTCGCCCGGCTGGTCATTTAACGCCTGCGCCAGACTGAATGTCAACGCGCCCACCGGCGTGATCCAGCTGGTCGAAACGCCGACCGAGGTGCGAATCTCGCTGACCTCGAATGCACCTACGTCCGCGAAGACATTGCCCGCGTCGAAAAATACGCCGAAGCGCAGGTTGCTCCCTTCTTCCGTGAACGGCGGCGGGAACAGCAGCTCGATATTGCTGATCACGCGAAAGTTGCCGCCAAGCGGATCCCGAAACACGGTGCTATCTTCCGGGCCCAGACTGTTGGCCGCATAGCCGCGCACCGTACCGAAACCGCCGCCATAGTATTTCTCGAAAAACGGCAGATCGGTGGTGCCGCCATAACTGTTGCCGTACGCGACCTCGCCGTTGAGCGATAAAGTCAATCCGGACGTGAGCGGAATATAGCCCTGATTACTGTAGTCCGCGCGATAGTACTCCAGATCGCTACCCGGCACCGCGACATCCAGATTGAGCTCCTGCAGGTTACCGCGGTCGGCGAACACAGTCTTGTTGCGTGTGTCGTGAATCAGGCTGCCGCCAAACTGGTAGATATTGTATGCGTTGCCATTGTCCCTCAGAAAGGTGCGAATCTCCTGCGCGGTGTTGACAGTCGTATCGATACTCACGTTCTGATAACCCGCGGTCGCCTGCAGCGTATCGAACTCGCTGAACGGGATGCCATACACCACGTCGGCGCCCAACTGTTCGGCATTGTAATCGGAGATATTCGCCTCGCTGGCGTCCGTCTTGCTGTAATTCAGGTTGAACCCGCGGCTCACGCCGTCGATGGTGTAATAGGGATTGGTGTAGGAAATGCTGTAGACGGTATTGAAATCGCTGTTATCAAAACGCACCCCGACGCGCCGCCCGGTGCCCAGAAAGTTTTCCTGCGTAACGGACAAATTAAACAGCAGACCCTGGCTTTGCGAAAAGCCGGCGCCAATGGCGAAGTTGCCCGCCAGCCGCTCCCTGATGCTGACGTTGAGGTCCACCATGTCGTTGACACCTGGCACCCGTTCGGTATTGACCTCGACCGACTCGACGTAGGCCAGCCGCTGCACGCGCTGACGGGACAGTTCGATGTCGGTCAGGTCATACCAGCCGCCCTCGATCTGACGCAGCTCGCGCCGGTAGACCTCGTCGGAGGTGGTGGTGTTGCCGAGAATGTTGATTCTTCTAACGTAAATCCGCTGACCGGGATCGACAAAGAACGCCAGGCTCACTTCCTTGGCCACCTCGTCGATTTCGGGAATCGGGTTGATGCTGGCGAATGCGTATCCTTCTCTGCCCAGCCGTCGCGTGATGTCGTCCACGATCCTGATCACGCGGCTGCGGGAAAAGGTGTCGCCGGACCTGATCACCAGCAGGCGCTGCAGGTCGTCCTTTGGCACGATAAACGTGCCCGCCAACTGCACGTCACTGACCTTGTATTGGTCACCCTCATCGATGTTGATGCCGATGTAAATGTCCTGCTTGTCGGGGGTGATAGCCACTTGCGTCGAATCGATATTGAACTGCAGATAACCCTCGTCCAGATATTGCGTACGCAGCAACTCAAGATCGCCGGTCAGCT contains the following coding sequences:
- the lpxA gene encoding acyl-ACP--UDP-N-acetylglucosamine O-acyltransferase; its protein translation is MIDPSAAVDPGAELAPDVKVGAFSVIGRDVRIGAGTWIGPHVVIKGPTTIGHDNRIFQFASVGDIPQDKKYEGETTELIIGDRNTIREYCTINRGTRIGQGATVIGNDNWIMAYVHIAHDCLVGDHTVFSNGATLAGHVTVEDYATLGGFTLVHQFCRIGTHAFCGMGTALNRDLPPYVLASGNLAAAHGINKVGLKRHGFGADTIQALHKAYMLLIKTRNRRDDEPFQIEQLASSFPEVARFVDFVNNSPRGVVR
- a CDS encoding AAA family ATPase gives rise to the protein MSEPLAIFDCIEFNPEFRTIDVADELAFLAAECDFLGADWVGPRLLQIYQQQSNDQPAAELWAFYKSYRACVRAKVAALRAGQVQGELQEAAAKEAQRHLALADKYTAPWLQLLVLAVGGLSGTGKTTLAAALTDAFGAELLRTDVLRQALFGAGSHAAETDGGIYRQEAREQVYAELYRRAAALHADRISVVLDGTFATLEQLNTAQALAVDPRSKFLGIECVCRPEIARERIGQRLATASDASDARPEVDDMQRMRWQAWPADVAQVSVDTEQPLSQQVERVIAALRASVK
- the bamA gene encoding outer membrane protein assembly factor BamA, which produces MIFRVFKTLVLTGALLLFASNVHAASFVIEDIELEGLGRIEAGTVFTYLPIQVGDRFTDERSAEIVGALYGTGFFSDITLRRRGDVLIVVLEERPAISDITFDGNEDISDEDLTEALGSVEIARGRVFNRSVLERLEQELTQQYLARGKYSARIKTTVKPLERNRVDIKIDITEGEIATIKRVNVVGNRAFEEDELTEDFASGIPAWWAFFSSRNQYSQEKLTGDLELLRTQYLDEGYLQFNIDSTQVAITPDKQDIYIGINIDEGDQYKVSDVQLAGTFIVPKDDLQRLLVIRSGDTFSRSRVIRIVDDITRRLGREGYAFASINPIPEIDEVAKEVSLAFFVDPGQRIYVRRINILGNTTTSDEVYRRELRQIEGGWYDLTDIELSRQRVQRLAYVESVEVNTERVPGVNDMVDLNVSIRERLAGNFAIGAGFSQSQGLLFNLSVTQENFLGTGRRVGVRFDNSDFNTVYSISYTNPYYTIDGVSRGFNLNYSKTDASEANISDYNAEQLGADVVYGIPFSEFDTLQATAGYQNVSIDTTVNTAQEIRTFLRDNGNAYNIYQFGGSLIHDTRNKTVFADRGNLQELNLDVAVPGSDLEYYRADYSNQGYIPLTSGLTLSLNGEVAYGNSYGGTTDLPFFEKYYGGGFGTVRGYAANSLGPEDSTVFRDPLGGNFRVISNIELLFPPPFTEEGSNLRFGVFFDAGNVFADVGAFEVSEIRTSVGVSTSWITPVGALTFSLAQALNDQPGDETETFQFNIGTIF
- a CDS encoding phasin family protein translates to MGDKDSSQFVKQAQEANRSMSEAMRGLAGTQFKVMQQLAGVQREQFQQAVEAARNQMQLIGQKRDPQEIASIQADLVRQYGQKYANSVTKAVDIVSQALEEYGEQLQKGKKAKDEVEGATHAAAQEGSDAAERTTKKAAASSTKKAPTSGKSS
- the fabZ gene encoding 3-hydroxyacyl-ACP dehydratase FabZ, with product MINIREVMRFLPHRYPFLLIDRVLECKPGESLTALKNVTFNEPFFQGHFPELPLMPGVLILEALAQASGVLAFNTPDHRPSNKSLYLFVGIDKARFKRLVEPGDQLILHVEFLRKRSGFGLFNATAKVGEDLAASAELMCVFKDLAR
- the lpxD gene encoding UDP-3-O-(3-hydroxymyristoyl)glucosamine N-acyltransferase, which produces MSWRLQELAERVGVSLIGDPDCRIDNVASLNGARPGSVSFLASCRYRPYLKATLASAVILGPDDLEDCPAAALLSDNPYLTFARIINLLHPPQPTLPGIHPSSVVHAEARIDASACIGALTVIEAGAVIGADVFVGPGCVIGAECTVGDASKLVARVTLCNRSVLGRRVIAHPGAVIGSDGFGLADDAGVWVKIPQLGRAVVGDDVEIGANTTVDCGALEDTVLEEGVKLDNQIQIAHNVHIGAHTAIAGCVGIAGSARIGRHCTIAGAAGIEGHLEIADHVHITGMSKVSKSIPKPGTYTSGTPLEPNAQWLKNSVRFRKLDELARKVMALEKKLKS
- a CDS encoding OmpH family outer membrane protein, whose product is MKRFTIFTLFLVSAGFAWSPSAAAQEIKIGFVNIVRVMEQAPQAEAAREALEQEFSGRDASLTTGRDSIIELERKLRTEAEIMSAEQREDLERDIASRKLDFNRDREELQEDFNIRRNEELSDLQRVVYEVIVEVAKSEDYDLMVTERVLYASERIDITDTILERLQDI
- a CDS encoding universal stress protein yields the protein MNQYELERQSQTQPQSIQEIVVMPKDILVHVDHAEQSNAPLEAAVHLAERFNAHLGGVHVTSLYHYVAAHDVWVAGLWEACKDELRAAADSAQERFKSATARAGVLGEWHHVDGDPATTIIDYGRVVDLIVLGQPTENAPPITREIADKIPLAAGRPVLFVPGAWSGSLGKRVLVAWNNSREAARAANDALPLLSGADQVIVMAVDPPADDVAREDGENDIPSADITLHLARHGVEAEAARATEFAQFVGERLLEQAERQHADLIVMGAYGHSRLKEIMLGGATRHMLKHAKVPVLMSH